The DNA region TGATGTACATTCCATTCAGCGTTTACTAGGACATAGTGATTTACGAACAACGATGGTTTATTTACATGTAGCTCAAATGAAACTTCGCCCTGTTCACAGTCCATTGGATAGTTTATATAACTTACCACTTGAGTAAACCAACTTATGAGTTGGCAACTATCATTGCAGAGTACAAAACTACATTTACACAAAAACATCAGCCCTTAAAATACCATTTAAAAGTACTCAATGCCATTGAGCATTGCCGTACTGCTTATTTTGGAGGTCATGTAGATAAATGTAATTCATGTAATCATATACGCATTAGCTACAACTCTTGCCGTAACAGGCATTGCCCTAAGTGCCAAAACACCAACAAAGAACGTTGGATAGAAGCACGCGAAAGAGATTTATTATCTACAACTTATTTTCATGTGGTGTTTACCCTGCCACAGGAACTAAACACGTATTGCCTTAAGTACCCTAAAGACTTGTACGATATTTTATTTGCTTCAAGTAAAGAAACCATTGAAACATTTGCAAATGACCCTAAGCACTTGGGCGCACAAACAGGGATGGTAAGCGTACTTCACACATGGGGGCAAAACTTATCACTGCATCCGCATGTGCACATGATTGTTCCCGGAGGAGGAATAACACCGGCAGGTTATTGGAAAACGGCAAAGAGCAAAGGAGAATTTTTGTTTCCTGTAGATTCAATGAGCATAGTTTACAAAAACAAGTTTATGGAAAAGTTGATACTGTTTTTGAAGAAAGAAAAGATATATCTCGATGTTCAGCTAAGAAGAAAACTCTACCAACAAGAATGGGTAGTA from Bacteroidia bacterium includes:
- a CDS encoding IS91 family transposase, yielding MSKPTYELATIIAEYKTTFTQKHQPLKYHLKVLNAIEHCRTAYFGGHVDKCNSCNHIRISYNSCRNRHCPKCQNTNKERWIEARERDLLSTTYFHVVFTLPQELNTYCLKYPKDLYDILFASSKETIETFANDPKHLGAQTGMVSVLHTWGQNLSLHPHVHMIVPGGGITPAGYWKTAKSKGEFLFPVDSMSIVYKNKFMEKLILFLKKEKIYLDVQLRRKLYQQEWVVYAKQPFGEPKQVIEYLGRYSHKIAISNYRIKNVSNGKVSFTYKDYAHGNVQKLMTLDAEEFLRRFCLHILPPKFMKIRHYGILASRCKPMLRKHQFTQGIIMPTIEKKTWKEIAKTKLNFDADSCPHCKTGKMIRVFSFDTNAPPEILQLIQHQKKMKK